DNA from Prunus persica cultivar Lovell chromosome G6, Prunus_persica_NCBIv2, whole genome shotgun sequence:
GGAGCGATAGAAGTTTTGAGAATTTAAGAGAAGGTCATGGCGAGATGAGCCGTTTATCATTACGATATGTGTCAAGTGGAAGTGCAGTGATGTATGCAGAGCGGTAGAAATGGTTGCCGGGCACATAGAAAAATAGGGGAAAAGAAACCCACCCTCCACCTATTGGCGTATCCATTAAGGTCCAATGAAAGTACTTGCCCTCActcaattatattatttacctATGAAGGtgccaatttttttatgaagttttGTATTTAATAAGGGCCAGTTGTTTGATAAATTGCCTTAAAGAAGACTAAGGAGGGGTGCAATGGGGCAACATGCTCTACTCCTCTACTTATGttattcttcttgttctctAGACTcactcttctctttctcctttttggGTCGTCAATAGAGAAACGAGGTAGAATATGTTGGGTTACTAATTTGTGCATGaatatgtttgttttcttaCATTAAAGAGTCGACTGATCTTCATTATTAGTGGCTTTACAATAGTATTTTCTTGCCcccataaaaaagaaatcatgaaTTCACCACTGCCTCCACCAATATAGCACAAGTTGTACCAATGacaataagaataacatagATGCATGAGAAAACATGAGAGCTAAACAATCCTCTTCACTAGGATTATCTCTGAAGAATTACCAAATCAGAGGACCAAACCTCTTATGATGATTCCCCAACTAGTACTCGTGCACATTGTAAGcagttgagttttttttttcctttcatatcATCTTTCACGATGATATCAATTGTTAGGAATTTCAAACAATTCCTAGCCTTAGATCGCACAAACAACCAACAAAAAAGTAGATACATAAAACAACAAGTAAACAATGCAAGGGCTTTACAAGGTTCACTTCAGCCTAGGCTACCCCTCGACTGACGATATGGCGATGATCCATTATGAAggtaacaaaattaaaacgaAGAGGAAGTGGCCTCTTTCTACCTCCACACTCTCAAACAATCTCACTATATCAACCTTTTTCAATAGAGAATTCACATACACCTAAAAGCTCACACCCTAAAGTCATGTTTGGTTCACAAAAtggatttgaggggaaatcactTCCCATGTCATTTCCTAAGGgatggaaaatgaaaattttctttcccatgtttggtaatgttGAGAAAGTAATAGGAGATAtaactttatttcctttcccatgtttattttgagttggacagtctcgatctcttggactacataggtttaagagatttgtggttactcaccgttggatgtaaattcaacggtttaCTCACTCtagcactccttttaagaaacttttttgaaccattagattaatatccaacggtggatgaccacaatctcttggactcctgtggtccaagagatcgggactgttgagtaggaatggaaaacaaactttgtataattttccaattatacccatattaaattaaatttaaaaaaaatgcatttaatgatataatgtaattctaaattgttaatggggacaaaatggtcatgaaaaatgtgtatttaatgttggcttattttcccaaactttcccatgatgagggaaaacaaaactcaagttGGGAGGAAGACTTCACTTTCCCCCTACTTTCCCATGTGTCAGACAACGATTTCTCATAcatggacttaccaaacatgggaaaccAATTAATTTCCCTTCCCATCCCCAAGCCCCATTTCTCATGAACCAAATGGGGCCTAAAGGTTACATCTCGTAACCTTGATAAGCTAAGTTACTACACTTAGGCCCATTTAGTTCACGGAACGAATTTGAGGGAAAAtcatttcccatgtcatttcccaagtgatggaaaatggaagattcatttcccacgtttggtaatgttGGGAAAGTAACCGagagatatcactttatttccttttccatgtctgttttgagtaggaatgaaaaataaaatttgtataaattttcaattatattcatattaaatcaaataaaaaaatacatttaatgatatattgtaattctaaattgttaatggggacaaaatggtcttgaatttttattatttaatattggctcattttcccaaactttctcatgagaagggaaaacaaaacccaagttgggaGGATGACTTCATTTTCCTCCTTATTTTCCCATGGGCCAGGCAACGATTTCTCATGTCTGGACTTACTAAACATGgaaaagcaattgatttctcatcctCAAGTCTCCttttccatgaaccaaacaaGACCTTAAGGATATATTTATAGGCGTCTCCAAGACCCTAGCTCTGCTAAACAAGTCACACAACCCTATAGGAATAATCCGGAAACCCATAACATAATCAAATAGGACTagaaatacaaacaaacaatatGTGAACCTCATAAGCCGCCCGTTAACCCATCTATGCCCGACTGGTTGCCTTGCACCGAGAGTGACATATTCCGTTCCACGGCAAGCCGCCTAGTAACTGTTTGTCCTCAACCTTTCGCTAAGTAGTCTTCATGTAATACACCACTAATTCGAGTTGTTGTTCTCAACAATAAAATACGCGAGTTTATGAGAAATTTAAAGTAATAGAATTGAGCTTTACTGTACTGTAAGAGGAGAAATTATAATAGAGGTAGCCCTTCCTCTTCTCAAAAATGAGAAATGTTTCATTCACGGGTAGACTAACATGTGATTAGCCATGCATTATTCAAATCCTTTTAGCTAGAAAGGGAACCTATAATTATGCTCATATGTAGTTGTTTCTCATGAATtgtcaaaacaagaaaaaagaaagtactCATATGTTGATTGATTACAGTATTATTTATTAGATGGTCgtatttattatgtttaaaaGGGCATGGCCCAAACTCCATAATTGTTCCTCATAGGGACCAATTTCGATTGGTCTATAATCTACATTGACAAGGCTTCATCTCCAACACATTTAGCGGTTGGATACATGGAGAGGGTCACTTCATTTTTGCCTTATAATTGGTTAATTGTTAGTACAACATCATGCTTTGGAGATTGGTAAGATTGCATTATTTACTCATATAGAGCACATAGTTGCATATGAATCAATCATATTTCTGTTTGGTCAACTCAAACGTCTCTTAAAACTCGATCTAGTATTACATCTCTTCTTAATGTTAAAAGAAgtaacaaattcaaattcaccGTCTCCCGCCGCCTGCAAATATGATCCATATAACATTATacactttttttaatattcgGTTATATGTTTACCTCTTTGCCTGAAATTGGCAACAGCACAGGTAGCTATTGTTTTCAAATCAACGGAAAACAGGTAGCTACTGTTTTCTAATCAATGAAGTTAAGATTTACAGAAATAAATTGGGTGTATATGTACGCAAGCCAAAGCATAGGGTCGCAAATTGACGTTTATCTAAATTGCGGTACAGCACTCAGTCTTTACTTGCATTTAATTAAatacccttttttctttttctttttctttttctttttttggaatGTCCATATTAAAAACTAGACTATCATGACATCCTTCTGTAAACAAAAACAGTTTTGTGATGGCAGTATTTTTTGACTCATTCATCTCATTATTAGTGGTTCGTTTCTTTTCTCATGTTTTAAGTTTGAGATTTCATTCCTATATTTGGTATACATCTTGGAAATGGATTAACTTTTATAGCATGTTTAcgtctttttattattatagagAAATAGCATGTTTACTAATTAAGAATGAGcatgagaagaaaataaataattctaatTTCTGACTTTcccatattttttaaaacataaaaatttcaCTATAAAACATGTAATTCAATATCTTCAAAACCAGGAATTAGATCAATTAAGGAAAGATAGTTGATCCAATTTTTATTCCTTACTTCCCTTATTTCTAAGTTTCCTAATTTCTTAATTCCCTCGTTCTAAATAAGTAAGCATGTTATAAATTGGAATAAGATACCTATGAAATGGAGGAATGGGAAAATCCATTGAGTTTCCTTACAAAACCTATTACcatgaaatgtttttttttaaattattacaaaattaatattataaactATTCTAATACACTGGAAGGGAGATCAAACTGAAGTGCAAGAGGACAAGCACACTgcccaaaattatttttaacaaaCTTAAATacattgttttttaatttttaaaggaAAGCATGGACaatcacaaaatcaaataacatGTCGTTCTGAATGAAATCAGGAGCTCCTCTACCCAAAACAAAGACACTTCTTTAGACAAGGCAAACTTTACCAATCTATGTGCAGCATCAGTATTAGCTTCTCTACATAAAAATTGGAAAGTAAATTAAGGGACCAGACGTTGTTTATCTTTTGTATTATATACCAATTAATTAGGTGACACTATTTTATATACTTGCATCTCCCTCTTACTTTCATGTTTTGATAGTTCAATAGAAACAAGAagataaaattgtaaaaacaaggaaaatgaTTGCAAATGTACAAAATTAAAGTGTGGAAATCACTACCTTTTAacaaatactttttaaatcCTAGAAAAAAACTTGACATTTTCCAACATTATTCAAATAAaagttattaatttttttaaatacggTTCCAcgataataaaaacaaatttttaaaatatcattATGCAAAATAAATGTCAATTATGCAGGAGATGATTGGTAACCATAAATGCAAATTCTACACAGGAGCAAATTTTGGATATCATCTTACCTATTGCCGATGTACACAACGGGTGTCTTACATACGTTGGATATAACTTATGCAAAGTTGTTATGTTTTATACAACGAGTGTCTCACATGCATTGGTCATGCACTAATCATTTGACCAGCGTGCGTGACCAATGCATGTGAGACACTCGTATAAAACAGAACAACTTTGCTAAGTTATAACCAGTGTATGTAAGACACATGTTGTGTACATAGGCAATAGGTAAGATGATATCCGAAGCTTGATCATGTGTAATAATTGACCAGCGAACTTGACCAATGCATGTGAGACACTCGTCGTATAAAACGACTATATATATCAGACTCTCTCCTCTTCctgagaagaaaaatggaatGCCCTTAAATGATGGTTAGTAACTGGTAATGAAGTCTACAAAATTTAAACTCAAGTTTGAAACAACTtccaaaattaggaattgacgAGCGCGCGCCTGATCAACGTATGTGAGACACTCATTGTATAAAAATACTATATATCAAATTTTCTCTGCTTCctaagaagaaaaattgaataCTCTTAACTGATGATTAGTAACTGGCAATGAAGTCTACAAAATTTAAACTCAAGTTTGAAAAAACTTCTAAAATTAGGAACTGACAAGCGCGCCTAATCAGCGCATGTAAGACGCTCATTATATAAAAAGTATCATATTTTCTCTACTTCctaagaagaaaaattgaatgCTTTTAACTGGTGATTAGTAACTGGTAATAAAGTCTACCAAAAGTTCAAATTCAAGTTTGAAACAACCTCAGTAGTTGAGAAGAGATACTATTAAGCTAAGAGTTAATTGATAAAAAGGTGGAGAAatgtaaaaaatgaaaaatgagaaaaagaaggaaaacaacaagaaagagaaataaagaaaatgagaaaatctaGGAAAAGATCACATCCATGAGCCCATGCAGCCTAACGTTCAGTTGACTCCCAGCAATAAAaccccattatttaattaaactcccccaatattttataattacatcccaaaaagaaaaactccacTCTCCAAAATATTACCCCCCCTCCTTCCTCTTTTCTCCcccccctccctctctctcttctctctctctctctctctctctctctgctttttTCAGCTTCACATCCCCCAACTCCAAAGCCCCaaacctctttctctttcaaacTCAATTTCACATCCCCACcccaaaaaaaccctaaaaacctCTGATCTTAGCCGGTCCCATTTCTCGCCGGCccctcaaaacccaaacccaGCTTCGACCCGACCCGAAATCGGCGCCGATCCGATCCGGGCTCCTCCCATTATAGCACCCGAACTCGGGGCTCCGAGAAGAGTCGGGTGGGAGacagagagcgagagagagaggcaggaTAGAGTAAGGGGCGGAGAAATGTACAAGAACCAGCTGCAAGAGCTGGCCCAAAGGAGCTGCTTCAATTTGCCTTCCTACACGTGCATTCGGGAAGGTCCAGACCACGCGCCCAGGTTCAAGGCCACCGTCAACTTTAACGGCGAGATCTTCGAGAGCCCTCAGTACTGCTCCACCCTCCGTCAGGCCGAGCACTCCGCCGCCGAGGTCGCCCTCAACTACCTCTCCAATCGCGGTCCCTCTCACTCTCTCGCCGCTAGGATTCTGgtcagttctctctctctgtctccttCTCCTGTCGCCGTTAGGGCTACGTTAGGGTTTTGCGCGCGTGGTTCTCAGTCGCCGCTCGGTGgcttttggttgtttgctCGCTTTCTCACTGATAATTTAGTTTCTGAACTCGCAATTGAAAACaatacttcaaaaaatttaaatttaaattttgttttttaatttttagttttggttttctttttgtatttgtgttgCTAATGTGCGCCGTGCAAGTGATCAAGCTTGTCCTGAGCACAGGAGTTGTGTGGGAGTCGGAGGTGTAGATCACTGGCCGACCGGGATGGGGCTTTGGGGTTGGGAACTTGGGTAATGACGGAAGTAACCCCCTTCTTTTTGTACTTGGGGTTCTTAAAATGCAGTTAGATTCTCTGAATTCTGAATAGCTGACCACCGTGTGAAATGGAAATGTCAGTAATTAAATCATTCAACagggggtattttggtcataaAAATGTGGGTTTCGAGAGTCAACTTTATGGAACCTGTTCTTCCTCGTTGACCGCCTGATTGGTTGCCGAGAAAACAGAGGaagtctttatttttatttttttaaaattcttcaTACTAATGATATTATAGGGAATTGTTTCAATTCTTCATACTAATGATATTGGTGTATTGGGAGGAAATTTGATCTCATCAAACTTGACAGTGTAGTTTTTGATGGAAGTTGAATGCATTTTAGTTGGATTAATAGGTATCAAGGAAGTTGAAATGCCCACTAAACTTTGTTTCCATGCCTTATCAACTTTTTGGGTTGGTTGCAAATTGATAGGACACCTAAACTATGTTCCCTTTCAAACGAATCTTGGAAACATTGGTTATTGTATTgctgaaattaaaattttgctaCCAAATATTATTAGTTTTATCGGGTCAGTGTAATTTTCCCAATGTCATTGTCACTTTCAATCTGCATGGTGCACTTTGATTATTCGTATACAATGTTTTTGTACTTTAATTAGTTATGTTGTCTTGATACTGATAAGGCCTTAATTTTCTCAGGATGAGACGGGGGTTTACAAGAACCTCTTGCAGGAAATTGCTCAAAGAGTTGGAGCTCCATTACCGCAGTACACAACGTTCAGGTCTGGCCTTGGCCACCTACCTGTTTTCACTGGGACAGTTGAATTGGCTGGAATCACATTTACAGGGGAACCTgctaagaacaaaaaacaagcTGAGAAGAATGCAGCAATGGCAGCTTGGTCATCTTTGAAGCAATGTGAGTGGTGGTCAGGCTTATATTCATCCCATTACATTTACGAATTACACAACATATAGTTAGATCCTTACCCCATGgttggaatttgattttacTTTAAGATCCATCTTAATCAAGTTTTTTGAACTAATTTGGTGCTTTTTTTGATGCTAAAACTTATTTGGTGCATTAAACAACAGTCTTCATTGGAGCTCTTGCTTAGTTTTTAATGTTCTCAGTTATTGCGACCTTAAAGGGTTTCTGAATTTTTATCATTCCTATCTGTATGATATTAAGGCATCTTCAGCAACTCATTATAATTCTGAACTCATCTATGAAATTGATGTCACTTATGCCCCTATGCTCCTCTTTGAAGTCATTCTTACACATcatgttcttttttctgttcaaaaaataaataaaatataaatggaGCAGTTTACCTCTGTGTTATCTTTACATATTAAAGTTGTAAGCTTGGTGACATAATTTTGGAGAGTCCAGATGAATGTCTAGGAACTTCTGCGTTAACTTGAatcacatgttttcttttggccagTGGCAAAGGAAACTGCAAGTTCTTCATCTGAACCAGAGAACAATGATGAGCTGGAACAAATTACTATAGCACGAGCCTTGCTCACTTATCGTTTGAAGGAAAAGATGGCAAATCCAACTGCTCCAATACTATTTCCGAAGAAGTTTCCAGTTCATAACCCCAGACCTACAAGTCCACAGCCTCCATCTGCTCACACCTCAAAAATACTGCCCTTAATTTGCCAAAAGCAAGCTCCTCGCAGCAGACTCCAATCAAATGCAACAAATGATAATCGTATCCCATCATCACAGCCTTCTCCACTAGAAAGCCGTGTTTTGCGTCCCCATAGATTCCCTGCTGCAGGAGCAGCTCCCTATGTTCCCATCCGACAATTGAGGACTCCTTGCCATGGGATTGCACCGCCAGTGACAATAAGGACAGCAGTGCCTGTGTTCTCGGCACCACCACTTCCGCCACCTCCTGTGATGCCCTGCCAGGCAATGCGTGTCCCACCACTACGAGTGGCTCCACCTGTCACTATGAGGCAGGCTGTGCCTGTATTTTCTGCTCCACCGATTAGAAAAGATGATCCACCAACCACCCGGAAAGAAGATCCTCCAATCATTGTGAAAGAAGATCTT
Protein-coding regions in this window:
- the LOC18775610 gene encoding double-stranded RNA-binding protein 2, giving the protein MYKNQLQELAQRSCFNLPSYTCIREGPDHAPRFKATVNFNGEIFESPQYCSTLRQAEHSAAEVALNYLSNRGPSHSLAARILDETGVYKNLLQEIAQRVGAPLPQYTTFRSGLGHLPVFTGTVELAGITFTGEPAKNKKQAEKNAAMAAWSSLKQLAKETASSSSEPENNDELEQITIARALLTYRLKEKMANPTAPILFPKKFPVHNPRPTSPQPPSAHTSKILPLICQKQAPRSRLQSNATNDNRIPSSQPSPLESRVLRPHRFPAAGAAPYVPIRQLRTPCHGIAPPVTIRTAVPVFSAPPLPPPPVMPCQAMRVPPLRVAPPVTMRQAVPVFSAPPIRKDDPPTTRKEDPPIIVKEDLPVIRKADPPAVIASSPQNDLIAQVEETGSASSNSLQESKTVQSLEQLKI